AAAGGACCGTTAATATGAGAGATGGCGAGCTCCATAACGCTAACTATGGGCATtgaagacttcgaagcgtcccgttTATAGCACATGTTAGCAAGAAGTGAACGAACCTGCACGGTAAGGCTTCTCGGAAACagagtccagtggttggcgttGTCGTTCGCTGTCCGCCTTTTTCTGTCCACAAAGTACCTCCTCGTTCTCTTCTTTCACACGTCTGTCGCACATTTCCCGTGGTGATCACAGCACTTCACGCTCAAGTTGATCTCTGCTGAGCGATTTGCAGATGGCCAGGGCGGCTCGTTGTTGGCAGGCTAGCAAGCTAGGCTAAAATGAGCTAGGCCGAGACACTTCACGTACACTGAGACGAGTTTGTCGAGACGCtaacatttaattaaaaatgttttcctccaaTCAAGTAGTGTCGGGAAGTAGCGTATCAAGGCCGTACGTTTGCGactatttcagaaaaaaaggtaaGTCGAGAGAGGCTATTTATGTCGTGGGGACGTAGCCTTGtcgatgttcttttttttcccccaacaaactttattgaacaagtcaaatTACAAATCACAGAAAATTTAGCGAACAAGTTAATACgtatgtaagcttatgttatattattatgattttatgtttgagcatcatattatttcatattaAGAATAcccaaattatattctgttgtttaataattgcttagacgtgttttatgttgatgggttctgattggctgttgaagtaagagaagcaggaagtgattttcgTTACGATGAGAGTTGTGTTCTCGAACGTGTTGCGGTGCAGACgtctttttccccttttaataaaactgcatttaaaggattccatccttccattttgccGTTCGTAAAATAGAGCTGTCCACTAAAAACAACGAAACCCTcaatttacacatacacagagaGATAAACAAAAAGATGAGCCAGAGGATTTCAAACGAAGATTCAAAATAAAGAGCATAAAGTCAGTTTTAACCGCTTTCTCGTTTTTTGGAAACCGTAATAGAATTCACATATTGCTTAGATTCTGCATCAAAAATTTATTCCCTAATTGCTAAAACAATTGACACATCTATCAatcttgatttatttaaaaaaaaatgattcaatttGTAATTGGTCATCAGTTTTCAATCTACTGCAGTAATGACTTTCGCCAGGAGAGGTCACTGTAACGGAAGCGTCAAGAACGGCACCCATTTTCGAAGCAATTCgtcacaaaacatgtttttgcccATCACTTGTAGTTGTGAATGCCAGaaattttctttttgatttgGTAAAAGTGAATGACGGATTTATCTGTAACACATCCAGTCAAGCGGCTTGATGTTTGGAAGGCTCTCCAGCCGGGAGAACGCGCTGATCCTGGCATTCTCTCACACGAGCGGTGGGCGGAGCAAGGCGTAGAGCGTCGTCACTGCCTTAGCTAAAACAAACTAAACGTCGACTCGGGACTTTTTGAAAAGAATGCTTTGTGAATTCGTATGAACGTATCGACGACTCGACCCTGTACGTTCGTCACTACTCAACCTGAGTGAAAACAGCATTTATTCAAGTTTCGTGTGCAGATAAACTCGTCGCGGCGCACGTTGAAGCATCTCAGGCTAGCTTATCTTGGTCAAACATGCTAGCCGCGAACAAAGAACCGCTTTTGTTCGCTCCTTATCGCGAAGCAGAGCAATTCTGAAGTGGCAGAGATCAAGTGTGATTCTGAAGTGGAGTGATGACCATCGTgtgaaaatgtttgcaaaaagtgtgaaagacGAGTACGAGGAGCGACTTTGTGGAACAGAAGAGAATAACGAGCCACGTCAACCAGTGGACGCTGTTCTCAAGAAGCCTCAAGCTGAACCACACAGAACAGGTTGGCTCACTTCTGACACTCTCTACGGTGCCATCTATATTCAACTAAATTCGCAGAGGTCGTGAAAGTACTCCTATTCTATACTTCAATTTAGCACAGACGTGTGCAATGAAAAATAGTATTGGAAATGTACAAAGACCGATTCAACTCATTAAGACCCGTTTTGATAACCGAAAAAACTGATGTGCACATGAAATACTTTCTCCCTTTTATCATCtgataaacaacaacattatcGCATCAGATACTCGGTAGTCACATGTTAGTAAGTGTAAATATTTTTACTGTTTTACGTCCTAGTTCAGTATGCTTGAAAAGTATAAATACTTgaactgtcaaacgattaaaatatttaatctaattaaaaatacaactgtcataattaactcatgttcactaaaaattaatcgtgattactcacgcatttttttatcgtttcggaatttccttttatatttttgtcctattttcccaattttaatgctctcaccaacatggaatcatgaatcggttttctatgtgcaaaatgcaaatatttactgaaataacaattttgattttccattttacgtgaacatttttcacttggagcagtaattcacacaatctcttacacaatattactgtccatcaacaacagtgaaaaaaatattttgtcattcaacagctgctttaacagctctttatggaatcaaaactgagcaatataacattataaagtgtacatctaaggtaaaaactagtactcagcctatagtggatttaagtcatggttgcatacttcgtttttctcaagtttgctttgaacacagcagtcaggctatgttgattctgttggtccttcttgcgcggaagtctctctacggttttgtgtagacatcatttcggatgacgacacagagatgttttatttccactaggtcactaccactgcaccgctaaaCTTCACTGTCAGactaacacagagaagctccacccactctatttatatggacacggaacactgtaaccttccacacaaaatagttccaaacaagtaacaatcgcgtcagtggcatacatcgtatacctgtatcatacaggtaactttggtcttgtcagtggaccaatctggcaactttttaaaagtaaactttccattcataaactcttttaagtatccgttttcggtgtcccGCGCcgctgtggctggcaaaacaaacgtgcgtggacctacgcagcgcgcttgttgttttgtttctggtttatttatagagcaacgtaacatccgctgtgacgtgtgccgcgttaatctcgcgagaaaaacaTTAATACagtgaaaattcatttaaattaatgccaataaacacGTGCTATACTGACAgctttaataaatacaaatatgaattTGTGAAAGTGAAGCCAATCAGTCCACCAGTCTTTGCATTTCACTGACCGTCATTTCCACgaatacattcattcaaaatTTCATCAAGATAACGATGTGGGCTTGATGGTGCCCCCTCGTGGCAAAATGTGGATTCCTGAGAACCCACGTCAATGGGTTTGTCTTTATGCTCGCGGTACAATGAGTAACACATCAAACATATTTCACCCTAACATGTAAGAATAATAACACAGGAGATCACAGCCACAAAAGCAGACTTGGCAGAGAAAAGCTTAATTTAACCAAACCACGTCCTGTTTTCTTGTGTATGTCAGACAGCAGTGAAGAAAATCATCACAGTGTGCCGCAGCAGCAGTTTGAGTCACCTCAGTTTAAACAGGAAGAAGAGCAAGAGCCCACCCACGTCAAAGAAGAAGTGGACGAGGCTGAGATTACCAAGTTTCCGTTGACTGTCACTGTGAAGAgtgaagatgatgatggtgatgaagcCCAATTTGGAGGATCCCAAGGTGACAGCCTCTTAGCGCCACTCTCAGATAGTGACGACATAACGTCGAGCTCTTCTGCCACTGATAATAATGAGCGCTCGAAAGGTGACGTGACATGTCACACCAATGGGAAACGCTTGAAATGTTCTCAGTGTGACAAAACGTTTgccaaagtgtattttttaaaaatacacaccagaacacacactggcgagaaaccttttgcctgctcagtttgcggcAAAAGATTCACTCAGAAGGGACCGTTGATcggacacacaagaacacacactggggagaaaccttttgcctgctcagtttgcggcAAAAGGTTCACTCAGAAGGGACAGTTAATcggacacacaagaacacacactggagagaaaccttttcccTGCTTAATTTGTGAGAAAAGATTCGCAGAAAAGGGAAGCTTAATTaggcacacaagaacacacactggagagaaaccttttgcctgccaAGTTTGCGCTCAAAGATTTTCTGAAGGGggacatttaaaaacacacttgagaacacacactggagagaaacctttttcctgtcCAGTTTGTGGGAGGGGATTTGCAGTAAAGAGAAACTTAGCAACTCACTCGAGGACGCACACCGGCGAGAAACCTTTTGCGTGCCCTGCCTGTCCATCAACTTTCATCGATCGTTCTGGATTGAATAaacacatgaaaacacacactggtgagaaaccgtaCGCATGTGCTGTGTGTGATGAAGGCTTCAGTTCTACTTATCAGATGATCAGACACAAGTGTGCTGGTGGGAAGAGCGGCAGCAAATGAAGCCTCAGATTAATTGTAAAGAAATGTCGACTCCGTGGGGTGAACTGTTGAAAAGCGGATTTGTGATTCtgaagaaaatgttcagcaACCACATACAGTCGAGAGTATTGTGCAAAAGTGTTGGGCCACCGcaggatttgctttcgcggttGCATCATAATCATGTATCACTCGAAAGCCACTGAACTATGAATAAAAGTGAAGGCAAGGAATGGAGCCGTGTGTTTGGGTTCATTTGTTTGCCTACATCTAGTTCATTGAAGACAAAGAACAGGCGGGGCCTGCAAATATGACACTAGGCGCACATGAATCCATTGACCTACAGCAGAGGTGTCCAAAGTTGG
This Hippocampus zosterae strain Florida chromosome 4, ASM2543408v3, whole genome shotgun sequence DNA region includes the following protein-coding sequences:
- the LOC127599077 gene encoding zinc finger protein 436-like isoform X2, whose product is MFAKSVKDEYEERLCGTEENNEPRQPVDAVLKKPQAEPHRTDSSEENHHSVPQQQFESPQFKQEEEQEPTHVKEEVDEAEITKFPLTVTVKSEDDDGDEAQFGGSQGDSLLAPLSDSDDITSSSSATDNNERSKGDVTCHTNGKRLKCSQCDKTFAKVYFLKIHTRTHTGEKPFACSVCGKRFTQKGQLIGHTRTHTGEKPFPCLICEKRFAEKGSLIRHTRTHTGEKPFACQVCAQRFSEGGHLKTHLRTHTGEKPFSCPVCGRGFAVKRNLATHSRTHTGEKPFACPACPSTFIDRSGLNKHMKTHTGEKPYACAVCDEGFSSTYQMIRHKCAGGKSGSK
- the LOC127599077 gene encoding gastrula zinc finger protein XlCGF8.2DB-like isoform X1, producing MFAKSVKDEYEERLCGTEENNEPRQPVDAVLKKPQAEPHRTDSSEENHHSVPQQQFESPQFKQEEEQEPTHVKEEVDEAEITKFPLTVTVKSEDDDGDEAQFGGSQGDSLLAPLSDSDDITSSSSATDNNERSKGDVTCHTNGKRLKCSQCDKTFAKVYFLKIHTRTHTGEKPFACSVCGKRFTQKGPLIGHTRTHTGEKPFACSVCGKRFTQKGQLIGHTRTHTGEKPFPCLICEKRFAEKGSLIRHTRTHTGEKPFACQVCAQRFSEGGHLKTHLRTHTGEKPFSCPVCGRGFAVKRNLATHSRTHTGEKPFACPACPSTFIDRSGLNKHMKTHTGEKPYACAVCDEGFSSTYQMIRHKCAGGKSGSK